In Bacteroidales bacterium, a single genomic region encodes these proteins:
- a CDS encoding multidrug efflux RND transporter permease subunit — MFSRFFINRPIFATVIALLMVLAGVAALEFLPIAQFPDITPPTVQVKAVYPGASAETIAESVATPIEEQVNGVDGMIYMNSTSSSTGEYNLTVTFEVGTDADMAAVLVQNRVNIAEGNLPSEVIKQGITTKKQSTNIVMILSLEADSSIYDGLFLSNYATLNFSDPLSRLKGVGNVTVFGAGDYGMRVWLNPEVMRMRDVTPNDVYNAISAQNIEVSAGGVGQPPQRNNTNFQYTLTTKGRLSSVSEFENIIIKALPEGGYLRLKDIANIELGSQNYGTISKQSGKSAAAIAIYQLPGSNALDVANEVRAAVEKLSKNLPEGVECNVILDTTNFVKASLEEVLVTLIETTLLVMLVVLIFLQNFRAVIIPSLTIPVSLICTLAVMKLFGFSINTLTLFGMVLAIAIVVDDAIIVVENSSRLLATGKYSRKEAVTEAMREITGPVIGVVLVLLAVFIPTAFIPGITGELYKQFALTIAVATFFSGFNSLTLTPALCAIFLKEKHDAKFILYRWFNKGYEKCVNGYVSIISRMLKHPVKSMIAFVIFTIAAFWLFVKTPSSFIPEEDQGYFLVSVTLPPNASLERTEKVTEKLGAILNSYNEVESYMCINGFSVINGAASSNSATVFVILKPWKERKKNKESVASIIEQLNREAYSIEEASIFALNPPAINGMGATGGLQMQIEDIGNLGSGELQKAINEIVTESKKVKSIGSINSIYQGATPQFALNINRDKIELQGIDLNEVFNSLSLYMGSAYVNDFSTFGRIYQVLLSADAVSREKIDDVLKLSVRNSNNEMVPFSAFTTIEERLGEDLIQRYNMYTSASITGTAAEGYSTAEAMSGMELLFDNLLGNSFGYEWTGEAYQENKASSSVAIIFILAIVVVILVLAAQYESWTSPVAVIMVVPFAILGAVLGSIIMGLPISIFSQIGIILLIALSAKNAILIVEFAADYRLKGEDIISASIEAGRMRLRPILMTSFAFIIGIMPMLFASGAGAASRLALGSAVVYGMTLSTILGTLFIPNFYYMMQSLYERIKKIRN; from the coding sequence ATGTTCTCTCGTTTTTTTATAAACCGACCTATATTTGCTACCGTTATTGCTCTTTTGATGGTTTTGGCAGGTGTTGCCGCTCTGGAGTTTTTACCTATTGCCCAATTCCCCGATATTACTCCGCCAACCGTACAGGTTAAAGCGGTATATCCCGGTGCAAGTGCCGAGACTATTGCAGAATCGGTTGCCACTCCTATTGAGGAGCAGGTTAATGGTGTGGATGGTATGATATATATGAACTCCACATCTTCATCAACCGGAGAGTATAACCTAACTGTTACCTTTGAGGTTGGCACCGATGCCGATATGGCTGCGGTTTTGGTTCAGAACAGGGTTAATATCGCAGAGGGTAATTTACCGAGTGAGGTTATTAAACAGGGTATTACTACTAAAAAGCAATCGACAAATATTGTTATGATTTTGTCATTAGAGGCTGATAGTTCAATATATGATGGTTTATTCCTTTCAAATTATGCTACTCTGAATTTCTCCGATCCTCTTTCCAGATTAAAAGGTGTTGGTAATGTTACTGTGTTTGGTGCCGGAGATTACGGTATGAGGGTATGGTTAAACCCTGAGGTTATGAGAATGAGAGATGTTACTCCTAATGATGTTTACAATGCTATATCGGCTCAAAATATTGAGGTTTCGGCTGGTGGCGTAGGACAACCTCCTCAAAGAAACAATACAAATTTTCAATATACTCTTACTACAAAAGGGCGTTTATCATCGGTTAGCGAGTTTGAGAATATTATTATTAAAGCTCTTCCCGAAGGTGGTTATTTAAGGCTTAAGGATATTGCCAATATTGAGTTGGGAAGCCAAAACTATGGAACTATATCAAAACAGAGTGGCAAGTCGGCTGCGGCTATTGCTATATACCAATTACCCGGCAGTAATGCTCTTGATGTTGCAAACGAAGTTAGAGCAGCAGTTGAGAAGTTATCAAAAAATCTTCCTGAGGGTGTGGAGTGTAATGTTATTCTTGATACTACCAACTTTGTTAAGGCTTCGTTAGAAGAGGTATTGGTTACACTCATAGAGACAACCCTTTTGGTTATGCTCGTTGTTCTTATTTTCTTGCAGAACTTCAGAGCTGTTATTATTCCATCACTGACTATTCCTGTTTCGCTGATATGTACTCTTGCTGTTATGAAATTGTTTGGTTTCTCAATCAACACGCTTACCCTCTTTGGCATGGTGCTTGCTATTGCCATTGTGGTTGATGATGCTATTATTGTTGTTGAGAACTCCTCGCGACTTTTAGCAACGGGTAAATATTCAAGGAAAGAAGCCGTTACAGAAGCAATGCGAGAGATTACCGGTCCAGTTATTGGTGTTGTTCTGGTCCTTTTAGCGGTGTTTATTCCTACTGCTTTTATTCCAGGTATTACTGGTGAACTATATAAACAGTTTGCTCTGACTATTGCTGTTGCAACTTTTTTCAGCGGTTTTAATTCTCTTACCCTCACCCCTGCCCTTTGTGCTATTTTCTTAAAGGAGAAACACGATGCTAAGTTTATACTTTACAGATGGTTTAACAAAGGTTATGAGAAGTGTGTAAATGGGTACGTTAGTATTATCTCCAGAATGTTAAAGCACCCCGTTAAAAGTATGATAGCATTTGTAATATTTACCATTGCTGCCTTTTGGTTGTTTGTAAAGACTCCTTCTTCGTTTATTCCCGAAGAGGATCAAGGCTATTTCTTGGTTTCGGTTACGCTACCGCCTAATGCGTCACTTGAGCGTACTGAGAAGGTAACAGAAAAACTTGGTGCTATTTTAAATAGTTATAATGAGGTGGAGAGTTATATGTGCATTAATGGTTTCTCGGTTATTAATGGAGCTGCATCATCGAATAGTGCCACTGTTTTTGTTATTCTTAAACCATGGAAAGAACGTAAGAAAAACAAAGAGAGTGTTGCTTCAATAATAGAACAACTTAACCGAGAGGCATACTCTATTGAAGAGGCTTCAATTTTTGCTCTTAACCCTCCTGCCATAAATGGTATGGGTGCAACGGGCGGTCTTCAAATGCAAATTGAAGATATTGGCAATTTGGGCAGTGGCGAGTTACAAAAGGCCATAAACGAAATAGTTACAGAGAGCAAGAAGGTTAAAAGTATTGGTTCAATAAACAGTATATATCAAGGTGCTACCCCTCAATTTGCTTTAAATATCAACAGAGATAAAATTGAGTTGCAAGGTATTGACCTTAATGAGGTTTTCAACTCTTTATCTTTATATATGGGCTCGGCATACGTTAATGATTTCAGTACTTTTGGCAGAATCTATCAGGTTCTTTTGAGTGCTGATGCTGTAAGTAGAGAGAAAATTGATGATGTTCTTAAACTTTCGGTAAGAAATAGCAATAACGAAATGGTGCCTTTCTCTGCTTTTACTACTATTGAAGAACGTTTAGGTGAAGACTTGATACAGAGATATAATATGTACACTTCGGCTTCTATTACAGGTACTGCGGCAGAGGGTTATAGTACTGCTGAGGCAATGAGTGGAATGGAGTTGCTTTTTGATAATTTATTGGGAAACTCTTTTGGGTATGAGTGGACCGGCGAAGCATATCAAGAGAATAAAGCCTCATCGTCTGTTGCTATAATATTTATTCTTGCAATAGTTGTGGTAATATTAGTTTTGGCTGCTCAATATGAGAGTTGGACAAGCCCTGTTGCTGTTATCATGGTTGTTCCTTTTGCTATATTGGGTGCGGTACTAGGCTCTATTATAATGGGGCTACCTATTAGTATTTTCAGCCAAATTGGTATTATTTTGCTTATTGCTCTATCGGCAAAGAATGCGATATTGATTGTTGAGTTTGCTGCTGATTACAGATTGAAAGGCGAAGATATTATTTCGGCATCAATTGAAGCAGGGCGTATGAGATTAAGACCTATTCTTATGACCTCATTTGCATTTATTATTGGTATTATGCCAATGTTGTTTGCTTCAGGTGCCGGTGCTGCAAGCCGACTTGCTCTGGGTAGTGCCGTTGTGTATGGTATGACACTTAGTACTATTTTAGGAACTCTGTTTATTCCCAATTTTTACTATATGATGCAGAGCCTTTATGAGAGGATTAAAAAAATTAGGAATTAG
- a CDS encoding efflux RND transporter periplasmic adaptor subunit translates to MKWFKFCLLCFVCSIFTGCNDDLLSGYEAMPPITVAKPVVRDITLSKSYPGYVSAQNSVNLVARVSGYLENSFYDAGSKVEKGKLLFLIEPTQYQDEVLSAESSLENAIAKRDYAQNNYTRMKEASASNAISEIDLIEAKSQLAAAEADVKNAEASLSLAKTNLSYCYVKAPFRGRVTIGTLSNGNYVNGSASPVVLATIFQEDLMYAYFNIEDNQYLKMLWDNNQMPFDSVVVFFDSPTKRVYKGKIDYIAPNIDLSMGTLRLRAEIKNHNGELKDGMFANVMLPYTKRDNALLIDDASIGFDQLGSFVYVVNDSSEVEYRHITVGEVFDDTLRYVVSGLDKGEMYVSKALLKVRDGMKVNPAIK, encoded by the coding sequence ATGAAATGGTTTAAATTTTGTCTGCTCTGTTTTGTGTGTTCTATTTTTACAGGATGCAACGATGACTTATTAAGTGGTTATGAGGCTATGCCTCCTATAACTGTTGCAAAGCCTGTTGTGAGGGATATCACTTTGAGTAAGAGTTATCCCGGATATGTTTCGGCACAAAACAGTGTTAATCTTGTAGCGAGAGTGAGCGGTTATCTCGAAAACTCTTTCTATGATGCAGGTAGTAAGGTTGAGAAGGGTAAACTTCTCTTCCTTATCGAACCTACTCAATATCAAGATGAGGTACTATCGGCAGAGAGTTCTTTAGAGAACGCCATTGCTAAACGCGACTATGCTCAAAACAACTATACAAGAATGAAAGAGGCTTCGGCAAGTAACGCCATCAGCGAAATTGATTTAATTGAAGCCAAATCGCAACTTGCTGCTGCCGAAGCTGATGTTAAAAATGCCGAAGCCTCTCTTTCTTTGGCCAAAACCAATTTGAGTTATTGTTACGTTAAAGCTCCTTTTAGAGGCAGGGTTACTATTGGCACTCTATCGAATGGCAACTACGTTAATGGCAGTGCATCGCCTGTGGTACTTGCTACTATTTTTCAAGAGGATTTGATGTATGCATACTTTAATATTGAGGACAATCAATATCTGAAAATGCTATGGGATAACAACCAGATGCCTTTTGATAGTGTTGTGGTTTTCTTTGACTCTCCCACAAAGAGGGTATATAAAGGCAAGATTGATTACATTGCTCCAAATATTGATTTATCGATGGGTACTTTACGACTAAGGGCTGAGATTAAAAATCATAATGGTGAACTTAAAGATGGTATGTTTGCTAATGTTATGCTCCCTTATACAAAACGTGATAATGCTCTATTGATTGATGATGCCTCAATTGGTTTTGACCAGTTGGGTAGTTTTGTTTATGTTGTTAACGACTCTTCGGAAGTTGAGTACCGACACATTACTGTGGGAGAGGTGTTTGATGATACATTAAGATATGTTGTCAGTGGTCTTGACAAGGGGGAGATGTATGTATCGAAAGCCCTTCTTAAGGTTAGAGATGGAATGAAGGTTAATCCTGCTATAAAGTAA